In Ruminococcaceae bacterium R-25, one genomic interval encodes:
- a CDS encoding tryptophan synthase alpha chain, which produces MSNIAKAFENGKAFIPFITCGDPDLETTAQCVVEMQKAGASLIELGIPFSDPTAEGPVIMEASLRALEGGCTTDKVFDMVKRLRTELGVTVPMVFMTYANVVFSYGIERFCRKASEVGIDGFILPDVPYEEKEEFDSVCKNYGIDLISLIAPTSHERISMIAKEASGFIYIVSSLGVTGVRSNITTDIPSLCAAVKAATDVPCAIGFGISTPEQAANMSKSADGVIVGSAIVKIVAQYGKDAPAHVGEYVKSMVSAIR; this is translated from the coding sequence ATGAGTAATATAGCTAAAGCATTTGAGAACGGCAAAGCGTTCATTCCTTTTATCACATGCGGTGATCCTGACCTTGAGACTACGGCTCAGTGCGTAGTCGAGATGCAGAAGGCGGGAGCATCACTTATCGAGCTCGGCATTCCGTTTTCTGACCCGACCGCTGAAGGTCCGGTCATCATGGAAGCAAGTTTGAGAGCTCTTGAAGGCGGATGCACCACAGACAAGGTTTTCGATATGGTTAAGCGCCTGAGAACAGAACTCGGTGTAACAGTACCGATGGTCTTCATGACATACGCAAATGTCGTATTCTCATACGGCATCGAGAGATTCTGTCGGAAGGCTTCGGAGGTCGGAATCGACGGTTTCATCCTTCCTGACGTTCCTTATGAGGAGAAAGAGGAATTCGATTCTGTCTGCAAGAATTACGGCATCGACCTGATCTCTCTTATCGCGCCCACATCCCACGAGCGCATCTCCATGATCGCGAAAGAGGCATCGGGTTTCATCTACATCGTATCAAGCCTTGGCGTAACAGGCGTCAGGAGCAATATCACGACAGATATTCCTTCACTTTGCGCAGCTGTTAAGGCAGCTACGGACGTTCCTTGTGCAATCGGCTTTGGTATATCCACACCTGAACAGGCCGCAAACATGTCCAAGAGTGCTGATGGCGTAATCGTAGGATCAGCGATCGTTAAGATCGTTGCACAATATGGAAAAGACGCACCTGCTCATGTAGGTGAATACGTTAAGTCAATGGTAAGTGCGATCAGATAA
- a CDS encoding phosphoribosylanthranilate isomerase, translating to MFGTGIKICGLKRLEDVIAVNRFGADYAGFVFYKKSKRYVDSYKAGELIELLRSDIKSVGVFLDEPIDSVISTARISGVEMIQLHGHESDEYVEYVKRTLGRPVIKAYKASEEGALGKAALSNADYVMIDSGAGTGKKFDWSILKDFKRDYFLAGGLDPESVEEAIRLLNPFAVDVSSGVETDGIKDIEKIEKFIKAVKRGGRYA from the coding sequence ATGTTTGGTACCGGTATCAAGATCTGCGGCCTTAAAAGACTCGAAGACGTAATCGCCGTCAACAGGTTCGGTGCAGATTACGCAGGCTTTGTCTTCTATAAAAAATCGAAGCGTTACGTAGATTCCTACAAAGCCGGTGAGTTGATAGAACTCTTAAGGTCTGATATAAAGTCTGTTGGTGTTTTCTTAGATGAGCCGATCGACAGCGTTATCTCTACTGCAAGGATAAGCGGAGTCGAGATGATCCAGCTTCACGGTCACGAGTCTGATGAATACGTCGAGTACGTCAAAAGGACTTTGGGACGTCCCGTTATCAAGGCTTACAAGGCATCTGAAGAAGGTGCGCTCGGGAAGGCTGCTCTAAGCAATGCCGATTATGTCATGATCGACTCGGGTGCCGGAACGGGAAAGAAGTTCGACTGGAGCATCCTGAAGGACTTTAAAAGGGATTATTTCCTCGCAGGAGGCCTTGATCCCGAATCCGTGGAGGAAGCTATAAGATTACTGAATCCTTTCGCGGTCGATGTCAGTTCAGGCGTTGAGACAGATGGCATCAAAGATATAGAAAAAATAGAAAAGTTTATAAAAGCAGTTAAGCGTGGAGGTAGATATGCCTGA
- a CDS encoding tryptophan synthase beta chain, producing the protein MPDSKGRFGIHGGQYIPETLMNAVIELEEAYNHYKNDPEFNKELMELLNEYAGRPSNLYYAKKMTKDLGGAKIYLKREDLNHTGSHKINNVLGQALLAKKMGKTRLIAETGAGQHGVATATAAALFGMECVVFMGKVDCERQALNVYRMKLLGADVVPVTSGTATLKDAVSECMREWTTRIDDTHYCLGSVMGPHPFPTIVRDFQAVISRESKAQMLEKEGRLPDYVLACCGGGSNAIGSFYHYIENKEVNLIGCEAAGRGIDTFETAATINTGKLGIFHGMKSYFCQDEYGQIAPVYSISAGLDYPGIGPEHANLHDTGRAQYVAVTDEEAVNAFEYLSRMEGIIPAIESAHAVAHAIKLAPTLPKDKIMVVTISGRGDKDCAAIARYRGENINE; encoded by the coding sequence ATGCCTGATTCAAAAGGAAGATTCGGAATACACGGTGGACAGTATATCCCCGAGACTCTGATGAATGCTGTAATCGAGCTTGAAGAGGCTTATAACCATTATAAGAACGATCCTGAGTTCAATAAGGAACTCATGGAGTTATTGAACGAATATGCTGGACGTCCGTCAAATCTTTACTATGCAAAGAAGATGACAAAAGACTTGGGCGGCGCAAAGATCTACCTGAAGAGGGAAGATCTTAACCACACAGGTTCCCACAAGATCAACAATGTTTTGGGACAGGCCCTGCTCGCAAAGAAGATGGGCAAGACAAGACTCATCGCCGAGACAGGCGCAGGCCAGCACGGTGTTGCAACAGCAACTGCCGCAGCACTTTTCGGTATGGAATGCGTTGTCTTCATGGGCAAGGTCGACTGCGAGAGACAGGCACTTAACGTATACAGAATGAAGCTCCTTGGAGCTGACGTTGTTCCGGTAACATCCGGTACTGCTACTCTTAAGGATGCTGTATCCGAGTGCATGCGTGAATGGACTACAAGAATCGACGATACTCATTACTGCTTAGGTTCCGTAATGGGTCCTCATCCTTTCCCGACTATCGTAAGGGATTTCCAGGCAGTAATCTCAAGAGAATCCAAGGCGCAGATGCTCGAAAAGGAAGGCCGCCTTCCTGATTACGTTCTCGCATGCTGCGGCGGCGGTTCAAATGCCATCGGATCTTTCTACCATTACATCGAGAATAAGGAAGTTAACCTCATCGGCTGTGAAGCAGCAGGAAGAGGCATCGATACTTTCGAGACGGCTGCTACGATCAATACGGGCAAGCTCGGTATCTTCCACGGCATGAAGTCTTACTTCTGCCAGGACGAATACGGCCAGATCGCACCTGTTTATTCGATCTCTGCAGGCCTTGATTATCCGGGCATCGGCCCTGAGCACGCTAACCTCCACGATACAGGCAGAGCGCAGTATGTTGCTGTTACTGACGAAGAGGCAGTTAATGCTTTCGAATACCTGTCCAGAATGGAAGGAATCATCCCGGCTATCGAATCAGCACATGCGGTAGCTCATGCGATAAAGCTCGCTCCTACGCTCCCGAAGGATAAGATCATGGTCGTCACGATCTCCGGCAGAGGCGACAAGGACTGCGCTGCTATCGCACGTTACAGAGGGGAGAACATCAATGAGTAA
- a CDS encoding anthranilate phosphoribosyltransferase: protein MIKAAIEKIVNKQDLTYDEAYETMNEIMSGMSTSTQNAAFLAALSTKSAGFETIDEITGCAAAMREHALKVDKGGMEVLEIVGTGGDRAGSFNISTTSAFVAASAGIKIAKHGNRAASSKSGTADCLEALGANINLEPEKCVELLKEVGFCFFFAQKYHTSMKYVGPIRKELGFRTVFNILGPLTNPATPDFYLLGVYDQYLAEPIAHVLKSLGAKRALVVYGEDKLDEISVSSETFVAELKADGTISTYEIKPEDFGFARGTKEDIVGGTPAENAEVTRGILEGKITDVRKSVVCMNAGAAIYAAGKAKTIEEGVGQAKHLIESGEALEKLNQFVEASNK, encoded by the coding sequence ATGATTAAGGCGGCAATCGAAAAGATCGTAAACAAGCAGGACCTCACATACGATGAGGCGTACGAGACAATGAACGAGATTATGAGCGGTATGTCAACATCGACACAGAACGCTGCATTCCTCGCTGCACTGTCAACAAAGAGCGCAGGATTTGAGACCATCGATGAGATCACGGGATGCGCTGCAGCAATGCGTGAACATGCTCTTAAGGTCGACAAGGGCGGCATGGAAGTCCTTGAGATCGTAGGAACAGGCGGAGACAGGGCAGGAAGCTTTAACATCTCCACAACATCTGCATTCGTTGCAGCTTCAGCAGGCATCAAGATCGCTAAGCACGGCAACCGCGCTGCATCTTCCAAGTCAGGCACTGCTGACTGTCTCGAAGCTCTCGGAGCAAATATCAATCTTGAACCCGAGAAGTGTGTTGAGCTTCTTAAGGAAGTCGGCTTCTGCTTCTTTTTCGCGCAGAAGTATCACACATCAATGAAGTATGTCGGACCTATCCGTAAGGAACTTGGATTCAGAACAGTATTTAATATCTTAGGACCTTTGACAAACCCTGCAACACCGGATTTCTATCTCTTAGGAGTTTACGACCAGTATCTTGCAGAACCCATCGCTCATGTATTAAAGTCTCTGGGTGCAAAGCGCGCTCTGGTCGTATACGGTGAAGATAAGTTAGATGAGATCTCCGTATCTTCAGAAACATTCGTAGCTGAACTCAAGGCTGACGGAACAATCTCGACATATGAGATCAAGCCTGAGGATTTCGGCTTCGCAAGAGGTACAAAGGAAGACATCGTCGGCGGTACACCTGCAGAGAACGCTGAAGTTACAAGAGGCATTCTCGAAGGCAAGATCACTGACGTAAGAAAGAGCGTTGTATGCATGAACGCAGGCGCTGCGATCTACGCGGCAGGCAAGGCTAAGACGATCGAAGAAGGTGTCGGCCAGGCTAAGCACCTCATCGAGAGCGGCGAGGCACTGGAGAAGCTCAACCAGTTTGTTGAAGCATCAAATAAGTAA
- a CDS encoding putative PurR-regulated permease PerM gives MVNYKQRFNKTEKNRWSGLTISLCIVVVFYMLLSHIGSIKGFFNSFLTITSTVIIGAVIAYTVNPLAVFIYKRVKKLFKKNEDAAWIISAVVSLVFIIGLLVGLLIIITPMLVENITNFAMGLSGYMNSLKALVTASELDEDFKHTLVDFIKEQSNLTTVIRKFALGNDITATGVIKFSASLGSGAFNFLIGIILSFYFLIGKKKLVEILSEFFFLVIPSKHYENCRNVWKRFNSIFSRFIVCELVDALIVGAVNCLFMFSMHMPYAVFCSVVVALTNLAPTFGPFVGAFICAVILLLAHPESVIPFLIFTLALQLIDGYVIKPRLFGSALKVPAFLVLVFLVVGGKLWGVPGVLLAIPLAAILSYIYREIAVPWLAQRKKVKDEEEANKRENEKE, from the coding sequence ATGGTTAATTACAAGCAGCGTTTCAACAAAACAGAAAAGAACAGATGGTCAGGACTCACGATATCTTTGTGTATCGTTGTTGTGTTCTACATGCTGTTATCTCATATCGGAAGCATTAAGGGATTTTTCAATTCTTTCCTTACCATCACTTCCACGGTCATTATCGGTGCGGTTATAGCTTACACAGTTAATCCGCTTGCAGTTTTCATTTACAAGAGAGTCAAGAAGCTCTTCAAGAAAAATGAAGATGCGGCATGGATCATCTCGGCTGTAGTATCGCTTGTCTTTATTATCGGCCTTCTTGTCGGCCTTCTTATCATCATTACCCCTATGCTCGTGGAAAATATCACGAACTTCGCTATGGGCCTTTCAGGGTATATGAACAGCCTTAAGGCACTTGTTACGGCCTCTGAATTGGATGAAGATTTCAAGCATACGCTGGTCGACTTTATCAAGGAGCAGTCAAACCTTACTACTGTTATCAGAAAGTTTGCTCTCGGAAATGACATTACTGCTACAGGTGTGATCAAGTTCTCAGCTTCTTTAGGTTCCGGTGCATTTAATTTTCTTATCGGAATTATCCTTTCTTTCTATTTCCTTATCGGAAAAAAGAAACTCGTTGAGATACTGTCTGAATTCTTCTTCCTCGTAATTCCTTCCAAGCATTATGAAAACTGCAGAAATGTCTGGAAGAGATTTAATTCGATCTTCTCAAGATTCATTGTCTGCGAGCTTGTTGATGCTTTGATCGTAGGTGCCGTTAACTGCCTGTTTATGTTCTCGATGCACATGCCTTATGCAGTCTTCTGCTCGGTAGTCGTAGCGCTTACGAACCTCGCTCCGACATTCGGTCCTTTCGTCGGCGCATTTATCTGTGCGGTTATCTTGCTTTTGGCACATCCGGAATCTGTTATTCCGTTCCTTATATTTACGCTCGCTTTGCAGCTTATCGACGGCTACGTCATCAAGCCGAGGCTGTTCGGTTCCGCACTCAAGGTTCCGGCATTCCTTGTTCTCGTATTCCTCGTTGTAGGCGGAAAGCTGTGGGGCGTACCCGGAGTGCTCTTAGCTATCCCGCTTGCGGCAATACTCTCGTACATCTATAGAGAGATTGCTGTCCCGTGGCTTGCTCAAAGAAAGAAGGTCAAGGACGAAGAGGAAGCAAACAAAAGAGAAAATGAAAAAGAATAA
- a CDS encoding indole-3-glycerol phosphate synthase — MSDILEQIAEHNRMIYLERKLDVSLSKMMDMAYAASGTGFAFEKKLKEDGMSFICECKKASPSKGIIAPDFPYLDIAKSYEQAGASCISVLTEPKWFMGSLDYLEEIASEVKIPVLRKDFTIDEYMIFEARARKASAVLLICSILDSQTLGKYIRLCDELELTALVEAHDKNECDMALGEGARVIGVNNRNLRDFTVDPTNCLRLRDYVGDKALFVAESGVKCREDVAELERSGVDAVLIGESMMRAEDKTAFLNTLKGIS; from the coding sequence ATGTCAGACATTCTCGAACAGATCGCTGAACATAACAGAATGATATATCTTGAAAGGAAGCTTGATGTATCGCTCTCGAAAATGATGGATATGGCATATGCCGCGTCCGGCACCGGTTTTGCATTCGAGAAGAAGCTTAAAGAAGATGGTATGAGCTTTATCTGCGAGTGCAAGAAGGCGTCGCCTTCCAAGGGCATCATCGCTCCTGATTTTCCATATCTTGATATCGCGAAAAGCTATGAGCAGGCAGGCGCTTCCTGTATCTCGGTCCTCACAGAACCCAAGTGGTTCATGGGCTCTCTTGATTATCTGGAAGAGATAGCTTCAGAGGTTAAGATCCCGGTCCTCAGAAAGGACTTCACGATCGATGAATACATGATTTTCGAAGCCCGCGCGAGAAAGGCATCCGCAGTCCTCCTTATCTGCTCGATACTTGATTCGCAGACACTTGGCAAATACATAAGGCTTTGCGACGAACTTGAGCTTACGGCTCTTGTCGAAGCACACGATAAGAACGAATGTGACATGGCATTGGGTGAAGGCGCAAGAGTTATCGGAGTTAATAACCGCAACTTGAGAGACTTCACGGTGGATCCCACAAACTGTTTAAGGCTCAGGGATTATGTCGGAGACAAGGCTCTTTTCGTTGCCGAGAGCGGCGTAAAGTGCAGGGAAGATGTAGCGGAATTAGAGCGTTCCGGTGTCGATGCGGTCCTTATCGGTGAATCTATGATGAGAGCTGAAGACAAGACAGCGTTCTTAAACACTTTGAAAGGAATATCGTGA
- a CDS encoding putative protease → MGYDRSRFEILSPAGNPDKLRAAVAYGADAVYLSGQSYGLRAFSDNFNEEEMKAGIAYAHEHGVKCYVTLNVMPTEEDLAGLEHAIKFVGLESGADAVLISDPGVFTMARTLCPDLEIHISTQASITNSAACNFWAKQGAKRIVLAREVSLEQIKKIRAAIPSDVELECFVHGAMCVSYSGRCLLSNYFTGRRSNGGACAQPCRWGYYVVEEKRPDIPLPVEEDRRGTYIFGSRDICMIDHIPELLDADINSFKIEGRIKGAYYAAAVTKVYREAVDLCCLDPENYRVDPRWKVILDKVVHRDYDTGFFFDSPADDAKIDPDKSYNKPAFVVGVTENFDKDSGLIKVTQKNKLYKGDTLNVLMPEGYVAPVVVSELYDGKMNPVDSCPHPEMTFYMKAVSSADGSVVELPPMTFLSRDGDKDFGIPAPQ, encoded by the coding sequence ATGGGTTACGACCGTTCGCGTTTTGAGATTTTAAGCCCTGCCGGAAATCCGGATAAGCTCCGTGCCGCAGTAGCTTACGGTGCCGATGCGGTCTACCTTTCAGGCCAGAGTTACGGCCTCAGGGCTTTTTCAGATAACTTCAACGAAGAAGAAATGAAGGCGGGTATCGCCTATGCGCATGAACATGGGGTCAAGTGTTACGTTACCCTTAATGTCATGCCGACCGAAGAAGACTTAGCAGGCCTTGAGCATGCCATCAAGTTCGTCGGTCTGGAGAGCGGTGCTGACGCAGTGTTGATCTCCGATCCCGGTGTCTTTACAATGGCTCGCACATTATGCCCTGATTTAGAGATCCATATCTCAACACAGGCGAGCATAACAAACAGTGCTGCGTGTAATTTCTGGGCCAAACAGGGCGCGAAAAGAATAGTCCTCGCACGTGAGGTCTCTCTTGAACAGATCAAAAAGATCCGTGCGGCAATCCCTTCTGATGTCGAACTCGAATGCTTTGTTCACGGTGCTATGTGCGTTTCTTATTCTGGCAGATGCCTTTTGTCCAACTACTTCACAGGCAGAAGATCCAACGGCGGTGCATGCGCACAGCCATGCAGATGGGGTTATTATGTTGTCGAAGAAAAGCGTCCCGACATCCCGCTTCCTGTTGAAGAAGACCGGCGCGGTACATATATCTTCGGCAGCCGTGACATCTGCATGATCGACCATATTCCCGAGCTTTTAGATGCCGACATCAATTCTTTCAAAATCGAAGGCCGTATCAAGGGTGCTTATTATGCTGCAGCCGTAACCAAGGTCTACAGGGAAGCAGTCGATCTCTGCTGCCTTGATCCTGAGAACTATCGTGTTGATCCCCGCTGGAAGGTTATTCTCGATAAGGTCGTTCACAGGGATTATGATACGGGATTCTTTTTCGATAGCCCTGCAGACGATGCCAAAATCGATCCTGACAAGTCTTATAACAAGCCTGCTTTTGTGGTAGGCGTTACAGAGAACTTTGATAAGGATTCAGGACTTATCAAGGTCACCCAGAAGAATAAGCTCTATAAGGGCGATACGCTTAATGTTCTCATGCCTGAAGGTTATGTAGCTCCGGTAGTCGTATCAGAGCTCTACGACGGCAAGATGAATCCAGTCGATTCCTGCCCGCACCCTGAAATGACCTTCTACATGAAGGCGGTATCTTCAGCTGACGGTTCAGTTGTCGAGCTCCCGCCCATGACATTCCTGTCCCGTGACGGCGACAAGGACTTCGGTATTCCTGCACCCCAGTAA
- a CDS encoding UPF0755 protein, producing the protein MLSNKVRVALRILIVIVLLFGFAVSGVYVGYNYVISQDKRFNTLKADIEKGKYNIKADTEGAVTVVIKSGDSTSDIADKLYEKGLITNKGLFSIISKLNGFDGAYVAGTHYLLKGFTYDELMYFLTLEPDAVKVTIPEGSTYYEIKKILHDAGLNFDDAEFDKCMNSPNLFVDYEFVSQIEIKEGRDFILAGYLYPDTYYFDINASPESIIRRFLNNMQNNLYDEYYARAKKLGMTMDEVITMASVIQMETGKPADMMLVSAVFHNRLKHKDESMHYLGSSATINYLIEMRGGKTSLLHSDDELGIDSPYNTYTNKGLPPGPICMPGSDAISAALYPEPNCNYLYFCATGIDGGTAFATTLKDHNKNVEKYKDNWSKVNEPEPSATPTPTESSGLKVLDN; encoded by the coding sequence ATGTTATCTAACAAAGTCAGAGTCGCTCTCAGAATATTGATCGTTATTGTACTTTTATTCGGATTCGCAGTATCAGGCGTTTACGTTGGTTATAACTATGTCATCTCACAGGACAAGCGTTTTAACACTTTGAAAGCCGATATCGAAAAGGGCAAGTACAACATCAAAGCTGATACTGAAGGCGCAGTTACCGTCGTAATCAAGAGCGGTGATTCCACATCAGATATTGCAGACAAACTATACGAGAAAGGCCTTATAACGAATAAGGGCCTTTTCTCGATCATAAGCAAGCTCAACGGTTTTGACGGCGCATATGTAGCCGGTACCCATTACCTCCTTAAGGGCTTTACTTATGACGAGCTCATGTATTTCCTGACACTTGAACCGGATGCGGTTAAGGTAACGATCCCCGAAGGATCCACATATTATGAGATCAAGAAGATCCTCCACGATGCAGGCCTTAATTTCGATGATGCCGAATTCGACAAGTGCATGAATTCTCCTAACCTTTTTGTCGACTATGAATTTGTTTCACAGATCGAGATCAAGGAAGGCAGAGACTTCATCCTCGCAGGATATCTCTATCCCGATACTTATTATTTCGACATCAATGCAAGTCCTGAAAGCATCATCAGAAGATTCTTAAACAACATGCAGAACAATCTTTACGATGAGTACTATGCAAGAGCAAAGAAGCTCGGCATGACGATGGACGAGGTTATTACCATGGCATCCGTTATCCAGATGGAGACCGGTAAGCCTGCTGACATGATGCTTGTTTCCGCCGTTTTCCATAACAGACTGAAGCATAAGGATGAGTCCATGCATTATCTTGGTTCGTCTGCCACGATCAACTATCTCATCGAGATGCGCGGCGGCAAGACATCACTGCTTCATTCAGACGATGAACTCGGCATAGACAGCCCTTATAACACATACACAAACAAGGGACTTCCGCCGGGACCTATCTGCATGCCGGGAAGCGACGCTATCTCTGCAGCTCTTTATCCTGAGCCGAACTGCAATTATCTTTATTTCTGCGCAACAGGTATCGATGGCGGTACTGCATTTGCCACAACGCTCAAAGATCATAACAAGAACGTTGAAAAGTATAAGGATAACTGGTCAAAGGTTAATGAACCCGAGCCTTCCGCAACTCCCACACCTACCGAGAGTTCCGGCCTTAAAGTGCTCGATAACTGA
- a CDS encoding zinc ribbon protein yields MAVCPNCGAQNYDGAKFCTSCGGPLPVAQPVQQQPVQQPVQQAQPEAVQIPNPQQQYWTRPSSESVPVTPAEQPIPIAPAQPVYAQPITQPVQNRANRPKSNGWCNAGLALSIIGWCTMGITAPFGLLFSLIGLIVSSKKRQPGRGKAIAGLILSGVLIFSLAISLPMVWADVQKEFERGNITNPMELIDTLDEATDKQTDYSNKYVKKIVASRWVSIEDASCMEFKKDKSFKYFVSYEDLDDNYISGNYRIFTGDKAIDMLTSSYKSYGVKKSDVQQLMSDNSAFKEDNFVLIVFENDGQWVDGENIKDKEWETACYGFLVTSPDPSLLLIDMSTDIKLSFIQEDDYEKIKDQIDPTTTEPTTDSTTEATVTEADPDAQTMGDSITGTVTLTQGKWDIWNDAVLSGSNFDSVQSRRNRETQTIINLCVYKNTYNSTALKQIADSLKTGMQTSGYSNIDMKTTTIGGFDAYEISGKATDGMYVNLWLFLDNNNKFHYITVEYFESDKASYEMVRDTYKLG; encoded by the coding sequence ATGGCAGTATGTCCTAATTGCGGAGCACAAAATTATGACGGAGCAAAGTTTTGTACCAGCTGTGGAGGTCCGCTTCCGGTAGCACAGCCCGTTCAACAGCAGCCCGTGCAGCAGCCTGTCCAGCAGGCACAGCCTGAGGCAGTTCAGATCCCGAATCCTCAGCAACAGTATTGGACGCGACCTTCAAGCGAGTCTGTACCGGTTACACCTGCTGAACAGCCGATTCCGATCGCGCCTGCTCAGCCTGTTTATGCACAGCCTATTACGCAGCCTGTTCAGAACAGGGCTAACAGACCGAAGTCAAACGGATGGTGTAATGCAGGTCTCGCATTGTCGATCATCGGCTGGTGTACGATGGGTATTACCGCACCGTTCGGATTATTGTTTTCGCTCATAGGCCTGATCGTTTCATCCAAGAAGAGGCAGCCCGGCAGGGGCAAAGCTATTGCCGGCCTTATTCTTTCAGGTGTCCTGATCTTCAGCCTGGCTATATCGCTGCCTATGGTATGGGCAGATGTTCAGAAAGAGTTCGAAAGAGGCAATATCACTAATCCAATGGAGCTGATCGATACTCTGGATGAGGCTACAGACAAACAGACAGATTATTCAAACAAGTATGTTAAGAAGATCGTTGCAAGCCGCTGGGTTTCAATAGAAGATGCTTCATGCATGGAATTCAAAAAGGATAAGTCATTTAAGTATTTTGTCAGCTATGAAGATCTTGATGATAACTATATTTCCGGTAACTACAGGATCTTTACCGGTGATAAGGCAATTGACATGCTGACTTCGTCATACAAGAGCTATGGCGTGAAAAAGAGTGACGTCCAGCAACTGATGTCTGATAACAGCGCATTTAAGGAAGATAACTTTGTCCTTATAGTTTTCGAAAATGACGGTCAGTGGGTTGACGGAGAGAACATCAAGGATAAGGAATGGGAGACAGCGTGCTATGGTTTCCTCGTAACAAGTCCTGATCCGAGCCTGCTCCTGATCGATATGAGCACGGATATCAAGCTCTCATTCATTCAGGAAGATGATTACGAAAAGATCAAGGACCAGATCGATCCGACAACTACAGAGCCCACAACTGATTCAACTACTGAGGCTACAGTTACCGAAGCAGATCCCGATGCTCAGACAATGGGTGACAGCATCACGGGAACAGTTACCCTGACTCAGGGCAAGTGGGATATTTGGAATGATGCAGTTCTTTCAGGATCCAATTTCGATTCCGTACAGAGCAGGAGAAACAGGGAAACACAGACGATAATCAATCTCTGCGTTTATAAGAATACTTATAACAGCACTGCGCTCAAGCAGATCGCGGATTCCCTGAAGACCGGTATGCAAACGAGCGGTTATTCCAATATCGATATGAAAACAACGACGATCGGAGGTTTTGACGCATATGAGATCTCCGGCAAGGCTACAGACGGAATGTATGTGAACCTCTGGCTGTTCCTGGACAATAACAATAAGTTCCATTACATCACAGTTGAGTATTTTGAATCCGATAAAGCATCTTATGAGATGGTAAGGGATACTTACAAACTGGGCTGA